A stretch of Halococcus sediminicola DNA encodes these proteins:
- a CDS encoding RNA-guided endonuclease TnpB family protein, which yields MTVTATVTTKFSHPTRKRRREWQQAMHEYRDVKQFLIDGWESNEFGKSITTGSIDSPLYSAIQNQAIREAKADHSRDGALTYTAAQPFATNNQNWEIDRTENGSVVVGFPCINQWWYTPIEVHDHIREPVERLVNGEAGRSRLQVYRRGDDWFCSFTIEYDAEAGGETPIGVDIGERHILAVHEPESDESMLVSGKEARYVRRTFRSLRDSLAEAGALRARNRVGNKEHRRIRDLNHTLSKRLVEFATQFDNSLIRLEGLEGLEGIRDRTGWSGVHSWYFDQLRRFITYKAEREGIRVESVDPAYTSQTCSRCGERGDRNGDHFACSSCGYERHADLNAAANIAVREGEPCTG from the coding sequence ATGACCGTGACCGCCACCGTGACGACGAAGTTTTCGCACCCGACGCGGAAGCGCCGCCGCGAGTGGCAACAGGCCATGCACGAGTATCGTGATGTGAAGCAGTTCCTCATCGACGGCTGGGAATCCAACGAGTTCGGCAAATCCATCACGACCGGAAGCATCGACTCGCCACTCTACTCGGCCATCCAGAATCAGGCCATTCGTGAGGCGAAGGCCGACCACAGCCGCGACGGTGCGCTCACCTACACGGCAGCACAACCGTTCGCTACGAACAACCAGAATTGGGAGATTGACCGTACCGAGAACGGTTCGGTCGTAGTTGGATTTCCCTGCATCAACCAGTGGTGGTACACGCCTATCGAGGTACACGACCACATCCGCGAACCCGTCGAACGCCTCGTGAACGGCGAAGCCGGGCGGTCACGGCTACAAGTGTACCGTCGTGGCGACGACTGGTTTTGTTCGTTCACGATCGAGTACGACGCCGAAGCGGGTGGTGAGACGCCTATCGGCGTGGACATCGGTGAGCGTCATATTCTTGCCGTTCACGAACCCGAATCCGACGAGTCGATGCTGGTTTCAGGCAAAGAAGCACGGTACGTCCGGAGAACGTTTCGTTCCCTACGCGATTCGCTTGCGGAAGCGGGAGCACTTCGTGCTCGAAACCGCGTGGGTAACAAAGAACACCGCCGTATCCGTGACCTGAATCACACCCTCTCGAAGCGACTCGTGGAGTTCGCCACACAGTTCGACAACTCACTGATTCGCCTCGAAGGCCTCGAAGGCCTCGAAGGCATCCGCGACCGTACCGGATGGTCGGGCGTCCACTCGTGGTACTTCGACCAGCTTCGTCGTTTCATCACCTACAAGGCCGAACGCGAGGGCATCCGCGTCGAAAGCGTGGACCCCGCATACACGAGCCAGACCTGTTCTCGGTGTGGTGAACGCGGCGACCGCAACGGCGACCACTTCGCGTGTTCGTCGTGCGGGTACGAACGGCACGCGGATTTGAACGCGGCGGCGAACATCGCCGTCAGAGAGGGAGAACCATGCACGGGCTAA
- the nucS gene encoding endonuclease NucS → MPISSLTNPPLEDALDLLESGIERGGMLTLVGECEVDYDGRASSHLPPGERLVILKPDGTLLVHRDSQRKPVNWQPPGSTHSARIDGDRLIVESVRTSPHEELEIVFETVAQVSLLELDDVPDLVLEGSEEDLRQRILEDPDVLEEGFKAMATERETAAGAIDIYGEDADGTPVAVELKRRRVGPDAVGQLNRYVEALERNRPGRSVRGILVAPSVTDRAERLLASENLEFISLT, encoded by the coding sequence ATGCCGATCTCGTCGCTTACTAATCCACCGCTCGAAGACGCACTCGACCTGCTTGAGTCGGGCATTGAACGTGGTGGGATGCTCACGCTCGTCGGCGAGTGTGAAGTCGACTACGACGGACGCGCGTCGAGCCATCTCCCTCCGGGCGAGCGATTGGTGATTCTCAAACCCGACGGCACGCTGTTGGTTCATCGCGACAGTCAGCGCAAACCTGTCAACTGGCAACCACCCGGTTCAACTCACAGTGCGCGCATCGACGGCGACCGCCTCATTGTCGAGAGTGTCCGCACTTCACCTCACGAAGAGCTCGAGATCGTCTTCGAAACGGTCGCACAGGTTTCGCTCCTCGAATTGGACGACGTACCGGACCTCGTACTCGAGGGAAGTGAAGAGGATCTCCGCCAGCGGATTCTCGAAGATCCGGACGTGCTCGAAGAGGGATTCAAAGCGATGGCGACTGAGCGCGAGACCGCTGCCGGAGCAATCGATATCTACGGCGAGGACGCCGACGGCACTCCTGTAGCCGTTGAACTCAAACGCCGCCGTGTCGGTCCCGACGCAGTCGGGCAGTTGAATCGCTACGTCGAAGCACTTGAACGAAACCGTCCAGGAAGGTCCGTCCGAGGAATCTTAGTCGCTCCGTCGGTGACTGATCGCGCCGAGCGATTATTAGCAAGCGAGAATCTGGAGTTCATCTCGCTTACGTGA
- a CDS encoding DUF7692 domain-containing protein gives MRIRTDGKFAYREKLVDDAAELPDENMRVGAVKSSV, from the coding sequence ATGCGAATCAGAACTGACGGCAAGTTCGCGTACCGTGAGAAACTCGTCGACGACGCCGCCGAGCTACCCGATGAGAATATGCGCGTCGGCGCGGTCAAAAGCTCCGTGTGA